The genomic interval TGACAAGcactttttttatgtaaacGTGAGAGGTTCTACTTTGCCTTCCACGAGCgccttctttttcaaaattatgtTTGAAATTATATAGCGAATTTTACATTGTAGCATTGCAAACGGCATTGAACTGTATCTgggttttgttttcaaaatttcgttgCTTCTTGTAAGAATTCTTTCTGTCACTTCTTCTGAGAAGCAGGTGATGTCAAACTGTCATTGCCATCTGGTAATTATTTGCGAAGGGCTtagattaaaaagaaagaaatacaactGGAACAATTCGTGAAAATTTTCGTGCCGTTTTTCATTAACACAGATGGTTAAAATTATACTAAAGTATCATACATTTGGTCTTATGATGTAACAGAGAACGATAgaattttattcatttgaaattgaCTCAAACAAAGTCGAGCGCAGCTTAGAGCTTGTCTTGGGAATCGTCTTTCGGTTGTTTTATATCCCCTTTCTGAATGCTAAATAAGATTTACACGGCTTACGTTTGAAATATCTGCAAAAGTTAAAGCATTAAGATCTCATCTATTGTAAGTCGTTATATTTTTCACCGTAACGTTTCCATGACGCTTTCTCGTCATTTGCGCTTCGAGCGGTTATTGTCAAGCATTGCTATTAAGAAGCGGTGCAGGTTGTTTTGCTTCGTTTGCAATTCTATTCGCTAATCTTTTGTTCTAAAACATTGTGAAATGCCCTAAGGGGCGtggaaatttgtaaattatAAAGCTGAaacgatttttttgtttcattctcgCCTCTGAGTCTCATCTCATTTCGATTTCCTTGCTTCAataacagacaaaaatattacattCAGATTCGCCATGATAACAGACGAGGCCAAAGTGATTTTGACCGTGATCTACGTGGTAACAATGGTCGTTGCCTTTGCTGGCAACACGCTTCTGATCTACTTCGTGTGGAAGAAACCGGAAGTGCGATCAATGAGCAGCTCCATGTTCGTCAACATGGCGGTAGCTTATTTGTTAATTACGCTGGTTGTAATGCCTTTCTCCGTTATTCACCTACACAATGGCGGCAAATGGCTTATAGTTGATGATCTGGCTGGGGAAATAACATGCAGAGGCTTCTACTTTGTTGGAGCAGTCACTGCGGTTTCTTCGATTCTATGCCTGGCGTTCATGGCTTACGACAGATACACGGCGGTTCTTTACCCTTTCCGCCCCCTTCAATGTATTCGTAAGGCAAAGTACGCTGCACCTATCATCTGGATTCTCTCGATGCTTTTAATGTCTGTCACTCTTATTATTTCGGATTTTGATCCGTTGGAGGACTTTTGCGGTTTCAACTTTGACATCTTGGGAAAAGAAAGCACCACAATTCGTGGCGGAATTTTCGTTTACTTGTTTGTAGTCCAATATTTTTTGCCACTAAGTGTCACATCCATCCTGTACGCTAGAACCGCTCACAAATTGTGGTTTCGTCAAGTTCCTGGGAATTATTTGTCACAAAATCAGAGGCAACAGGAAATCGCCAAAAGAAAAGTGGTCAGAATGCTCGTCATTGTTGTTGCTGTGTGTTGGCTACCCACGCAATTCTTTCATTTGTACCAGGTGATTAAAGAAACGCAGCCATTGCCTCCCTTTGCTATGTACGTCTGCTACTGGTTGGGTCATGGCAACAGTTCCATAAACCCATGGTTGTACATCTCCTTGAGCTCAAGGCTCCGCCTGGCGTTTATCCGAATGGTAAAAGAGAAATTCAGTCGGCCAGCCTGAAAATTGCTTCAACACGCAGCCAATAGAGTTAACAATTTTCTCAATTTGCACGACATAATCATTTTTTGAAGTAAGGGTCCACACCATTTGGCTGTTTCTAATCCACCGGAGAAACTTAGCGTAAATAAATTGAGATTTAAGTGTAAATTGAAGTAGGGAACAGTCTCACTTGATATTTCGGTCAAGTGAATGTGAATAAAAACTATATACGTGCTCAGAGATAAATGTGGGAAGTAATATCTCTTACTCTCACTATAtaggaattttgtttttaggtcACAACCTTACGGGACGATAAGTTGAGGATTTCCGAGTAACTGCACGTTGTAACATCATCCAGTGTGGTAAAAAGTAACTTTCACCTCAAACATGAGAGTAGTCTGGTTTTTTAGTCTAGTTTAGGATAGGCTTGAATGTACACATCGCAAATAATTTCTGGGTTTAATGTTAGCTTATGCCAGTAAACACCTTCCCACAAGTACAAAAGGCTAAGTTTAACTAAAATTGTTATAAGGGAGCATGATACTGGGACTATTTTATCAGTAGGCGGGTCCTGCAACGGTGTCTTACTGGCCGTTGAAGATATGTCATGTTGTTCTATTATCTCGATAacttatagtttttttttaataaaggtaATTGGAGGGGAAGGTGTTATAAGAGCGACTTACCGGCGGTTAGGGGCAAACCAAGCTGTTCTGTTATTATACAATATGACTTTTTCTTGGCAAAGAGAGGGGTCGGTTAGAGCCAAGTTCACTTCTCCTTTTTCAAGTTATGCTCTTGGTTCTATTTAAAAGAGACAACTGACGCCGGTGGCCAGCCCGAGAACTGGGAAAAAGGATTGAGAGATCGAAGCGCACATTCTTATCCATTATTAAACTTTTCATCACATtgtacaaattattttaaaagaagttaaGATACATGGCCTTGACATATTTCACAATCTAAATtttgtcaatgaaaaaaaaaccgcctTCTATATAATCTGATCGTCATTATTAATTGATTTAACAACCTGAACTAACTAAGTCACTCCACGAAGATTTTTCTCCTTTCCAACCATCAAAAAACTTTATCATCGTCTTGACTGAACTTCCTTACCTCTCTTAATTTCTGCAGCAGTTTTTTTAAAGAgataaatatatcttattacacgttttggtgtgtagtatcgctgagtatttatTCCGAGTTTACAAACAACGATTGAAAATACCCAGCGATACTATACACTAAAATGTctgataagttatttattatccaacgGTCTTTCTGTTCAATTTTCAAAGGGCGGGAAAAGAAAAGCGGATAGTGGAGCGTAAcgcgcagccgactggttaaacaagttttttttattactcaaaataaccaactgtccaaataaccgtacaatatcgcaggatacTTGTAGTCTATTCGCctgttatttgtactctactttgtgcagttggataatgaTAGCTATTAGTCTCGTCTTCGTAAAAAAAACTTCCATTCTTCCAGTAATGAATGCAAATCAATATTTTCAGGCATAAGCCTCGTATATTCGTACTATTAATTGCCACTCTTGTGAGTTCCTTTTTATATTTGTTGTCAAAACATTTAGTTGTGGtataattttttagttttgttttaatgaagGGGTGAGTAAagattataaaaattaatcTGTAGAAAAATACAGTTCCACCAATGACATTATAGAAGTTAAAacgtctctctctctctccctccttcAGTTTTGTGcccaaaaaaataattggaTATGTCAGGAAGTTGAACTAAATTATCACCGTTTCAGTCCATGAAATGCTGAAATATgcacgcattttgattggtctgGGGTCACGATCTTTTGGAGGCAGACGCATTGATGACCCcaccattgttttcttttttttttattatcaaatcAAACAAGCATGTTGTCGTTGGTCTGtacagtaacagatcacagaagacgtcaaaatgtgataagacCATCGGTGAAAAAACTCGGTGCTCAGCTGTTTGTTTCTTCAGTGTATCGCGGAAAACTTACTAGCGATGTTATTATCCAAACTGGAGTAAACCAGTGCGAAATTTAAGTCTCGCTCTTTGTCAAAATGCCCCcaaatttccctttgtttttcatttaactattATGAAAGATTGGAATAACAAATAGCATAAGCTTATACCTATCTTCGCTTTCTCAGAAAGACATTTAGACACTTAGTCTCGCCTATAGAACGAAATAAACGCCCCCAAGCTCTCCTGAATCTGGATATCCTTTGGTGGCATAGGAAAGTGTGACAAGCgattgtttttaattattgCGAATAATAGGAATAATATAAACAGAATTTACCTCTGTTGACACCGTAACCATTTTCAAACTATCGTGAATTATGAAAGATTTGCTTTATAGCAACACTccaaacttgaaatttatacTTTGACGGCGTCGAAAGACAACGTGGTGTCGAAATTTCGCTCAGAAggagaagaacaacaacaaaaaagaactgGGCGTTGAAGCGTCTTTCCTTTAACACGTGCAATCCCAGTGCATTATTGCATAGGGAACGGGGTTATTTAGGAACAAAAGCATTCATGAAAAGCAAAACGTTCATGAAGATCTGTGGGCCAGGCGCTCAGCATACTCGACTACAAGTAGATATAGATACGATGTATTTGTCCGATAGGTTCACTTTTACTTTATTTGCCTGTCATGAATTAATGCTAGTGCAAAGGTCTTTTCAAAACcgttaaaatgaaataaaaagcacAATTATGTTTGCAAAAGCGGCATACTAATTCAATTGATCAGCGCTACCTGAAACACGAAGGAACATCGACTGGACTTTGTCGGTAAATTGAAGTTTTATAGCCAACAACATCTTGGATGATTATCGTCAGTGCTTAAAACGCGACTATGGAGTTGGCTCGCAATTACTTCGTAACATGCAGCTGGCTCATTCCTCCTTATTTATTCCAGTTTTGCAAAGtctcttttctttacttctgtGATATTATTTACTGCCCAGTCCAGGCATCCATCACTTTCCTGCTCCCACAACACCAACGACTTTtcgatttttgttttaattacatttatcGTTTACACCGTGTATAAACAGTTCTGTATGTTTATCTTAAATGTAGCGCTCATAACGCAAATCAGTTATAGGAAACTTTCTCTATCTTATATTAACCAAATTTGTAATAAATGTTTCATGTTATGAAAGAGATTACAGCCTTGATTCTTTCCGGACAGCTTCCTGCTCAGGTGATAAAAAGGCATTTTCATCCttagtttctattttgtttGTGACTAAACTTAATATAATAAGACTGTTATTACTGAGTAAATAATCAGTAAAGGGAACAACAAATCTTTTGACGGAGTGCTTGTATTTGGACAGGCAAGAGGTAATGCTtgttaaccaatcaaattccagcAGGACAAACCCTACTCAATGTTAAGTATCAGCCGGGAACATAAAGAGGCTCAAATTAAGGCAGAATCTGCACCTCTTCCAACTAATAACTGATTGACgatagaaaaagaaacactcAGTTCCTTTCATCAGTTCCCAACTGCGAACTCTCAGAGTAAAGTGGCAGGGGAATCTCCAAGTTGCCAGTCTGGACTTAAATATAATAACGTAACCTCAGAGGACCAATGTTCTTCTTGTTACTATTATGTTTAGATCtacatttgaaaataataatttgggCATCATCAACTAGAACTGTCACGGTCTCCATTGTGAAGATAGGTTTTTCGCACTTACTGGACTTTTGCGGGGAACACAACAACAGCGGGGGAAAATagctcggtagagaccacttgCAGTGGGAACGGAAACTCGGGACAGTTTCCTGGTACACAGAGACCTGCTTCAAGCGAACTTGCCTCGGACGTCAAGGATTAGAGGGCATTTGGTTCtacagtaactttattttaGTTCATATCGACAACCGACATGACCTCTGGTGTAATCAACTTCGTTATCGCCACGCAGTCGCAATGTTATCGCCACGCAGTCGCAATGTTATCGCCACGCAGTCGTCTACGTAATCCAAGAAGCTTTACCAGGTACTTCCTGTAGCACTATCAAGCGCGTGGTTCTATTGTTCTCTCAATTTACAATATTTGGATAATAtcacaaaagaagaagaaaatgtgTCTTTGAGGTTATCAATTCTAACTAAGAGAACGGAGATTGAACTTACTCACggcttcaaaattaaaaatatatatatcttagCGAGTGAAAATGAGAAGTCAATTAAAATCTCTGCTTATCTATGCGATGTTGGTGTTAAGTTTGAACAAGCGGCACGGGAAAAATTATCGAATGAAAAGAACTAATTAACGGACGCACAAGATCAGCTGGCAACTTCTCTGAGAAGTCATTTACCAGAAAAGGTCGTTACAAGGAATGTTTATTTAACAATGTCCACCAAGAATAAGATCATAAAAGCCGACCGATGTTTAGGTACACAAAATCGGCGAAAACAATGCGATATGTAGAAGTTGGTAGTTGAGAGAACCTACCGTtggcttttatcttttttaaaacattacaTTTATAGAAACTCGGATAAATTGAGAACggataaaatattgaaaaagttatGAATATGTTCCAAACTTACACACGGAAAATCACTTGATTTTCCCGTAACACTATTTGAGGCAGCAGAAGTTTCGATATGGGAGGCACGTAAGCGGATGATATAATCCAATGTTCACCAATCATTGTCAATATGTGTTTTGGCGTTGTTTGCGCTAGG from Pocillopora verrucosa isolate sample1 chromosome 14, ASM3666991v2, whole genome shotgun sequence carries:
- the LOC136278093 gene encoding QRFP-like peptide receptor; translation: MITDEAKVILTVIYVVTMVVAFAGNTLLIYFVWKKPEVRSMSSSMFVNMAVAYLLITLVVMPFSVIHLHNGGKWLIVDDLAGEITCRGFYFVGAVTAVSSILCLAFMAYDRYTAVLYPFRPLQCIRKAKYAAPIIWILSMLLMSVTLIISDFDPLEDFCGFNFDILGKESTTIRGGIFVYLFVVQYFLPLSVTSILYARTAHKLWFRQVPGNYLSQNQRQQEIAKRKVVRMLVIVVAVCWLPTQFFHLYQVIKETQPLPPFAMYVCYWLGHGNSSINPWLYISLSSRLRLAFIRMVKEKFSRPA